In Pectobacterium aroidearum, the following are encoded in one genomic region:
- a CDS encoding inorganic triphosphatase, translating to MSEEIELKFIVHPDSVESLLTQLAEWESDYSQYEHMRAQRLSNVYYETDDNYLRRNGIGLRIRGENERYEMTVKTAGKVIGGLHQHPEYNVELEKAELDLSLFPADVWPEDCEVEALQSSLKPLFSTDFTREKWVFTYYQSVIEVALDRGEIRAGDLSEPLCELEMELKIGQTTHLLELAKEIAEFGGMRQGSLSKAARGYHLAKGNPVRECLPLNRLVVDAKTNIDQAIRAALELGLSHWQYHEELWVRGNASAREALPEASALMREMLVLVGGVVLRKVTTLFRSALATLEARLQSSDGAEVCYSVDYLQSKLVLTSWLIESGWRDHMDNKDRIKLQGSFKRFADIMLSRSTADLKSAFSSKLTEAQYEQQIPRLQRNICAFLLLSGAYPAEQVEAYLEHWRMLLQELERLAAGKAPSVYLEAYRKEALALSPFWLHSGGQSQ from the coding sequence ATGAGTGAAGAAATTGAGCTGAAATTTATTGTTCATCCCGACAGCGTTGAATCGCTGTTAACGCAGTTGGCTGAATGGGAGAGCGATTATAGTCAGTATGAGCACATGCGCGCTCAGCGCCTGAGCAATGTCTATTATGAAACAGATGATAATTATCTGCGCCGCAACGGTATTGGCCTGCGTATTCGTGGCGAAAATGAGCGCTATGAAATGACGGTGAAAACGGCCGGCAAGGTGATTGGCGGGCTACATCAACACCCAGAATATAACGTTGAGCTGGAGAAAGCCGAGCTGGATCTCAGCCTGTTTCCGGCAGACGTCTGGCCGGAAGATTGCGAGGTTGAAGCGTTGCAATCGTCGCTCAAACCGCTGTTTAGTACGGATTTTACGCGTGAAAAGTGGGTATTTACTTACTACCAAAGCGTGATTGAAGTTGCGTTAGATCGTGGTGAAATTCGTGCTGGCGACCTGAGTGAACCGCTGTGCGAATTGGAAATGGAACTTAAGATTGGTCAGACTACCCACCTGCTGGAACTGGCAAAGGAAATCGCAGAATTTGGTGGTATGCGGCAGGGTAGCTTGAGTAAGGCGGCGCGTGGATACCATCTGGCTAAAGGCAACCCGGTTCGTGAGTGTCTGCCTCTCAATCGATTGGTTGTGGATGCAAAAACCAATATCGATCAGGCCATCCGCGCGGCGCTGGAACTGGGGTTGAGTCACTGGCAATACCACGAAGAACTGTGGGTAAGAGGAAATGCCTCTGCCCGTGAAGCCCTGCCAGAAGCCAGTGCGTTAATGCGCGAAATGCTGGTGCTGGTGGGTGGCGTTGTGTTACGCAAGGTCACTACGCTTTTTCGCTCTGCACTCGCCACTTTGGAAGCCCGACTACAAAGCTCCGATGGCGCGGAAGTGTGCTACAGCGTCGACTACCTGCAAAGTAAGTTGGTACTGACTTCTTGGCTGATCGAGTCTGGCTGGCGTGACCATATGGATAATAAAGATCGCATTAAGCTACAGGGATCGTTCAAACGCTTTGCCGACATTATGCTAAGTCGCAGCACGGCGGACTTGAAAAGCGCCTTTTCTTCTAAATTGACAGAAGCGCAGTACGAACAGCAAATCCCTCGTCTACAACGTAATATCTGCGCTTTTCTTCTCTTATCCGGCGCGTATCCGGCGGAACAGGTAGAAGCCTACCTTGAACACTGGCGGATGTTGCTACAGGAACTGGAGCGTCTCGCTGCCGGGAAAGCGCCTTCCGTGTATCTGGAAGCCTATCGTAAAGAGGCCCTGGCCTTGTCGCCGTTCTGGCTACATAGCGGCGGACAGTCACAGTAA
- a CDS encoding FlxA-like family protein, with the protein MSNTISSISVSTTTASSSKSSNTSEQQIAQLTKQVQALTKQVNKLTESASSAESDDERKLIEQQQQAIQAQIQALQAQIARLQSEKSEQQSDSTSSAQSAKQEGVNRPTADNQINIYV; encoded by the coding sequence ATGTCAAACACCATCAGCAGTATCAGCGTATCGACAACAACAGCAAGCAGCAGTAAAAGCAGCAACACCTCAGAGCAACAGATTGCGCAGCTAACCAAGCAAGTTCAGGCACTTACCAAACAAGTGAATAAACTGACCGAATCAGCTTCCAGCGCAGAAAGTGATGATGAACGTAAACTGATCGAACAGCAGCAGCAGGCCATTCAAGCACAGATCCAGGCGTTACAGGCACAAATTGCCCGCTTGCAGAGTGAAAAATCAGAACAGCAGTCTGATTCCACCTCTTCGGCTCAAAGTGCTAAACAAGAAGGCGTCAACCGCCCGACAGCAGATAACCAGATTAATATCTACGTCTAG
- a CDS encoding FlxA-like family protein, with product MSITVNTVSNVTATASAANKPATNKASSNTESKAASTADTGSGAQQKIAALQNQIKVLTKKLKELGAKAADAQSENERKLIKQQQQMIQAQIQALYAEIARIQKEEAEKKAAEAASKATSQQTENKEKKGGVNIYV from the coding sequence ATGTCCATTACAGTGAATACGGTGTCAAACGTAACAGCGACGGCCTCTGCGGCCAATAAGCCTGCAACGAATAAGGCTTCATCTAATACAGAGAGTAAAGCTGCCTCTACCGCTGATACGGGTAGTGGTGCTCAGCAAAAAATTGCTGCATTACAAAATCAAATCAAAGTGCTAACCAAAAAGTTAAAAGAACTGGGTGCTAAAGCTGCCGATGCGCAAAGTGAGAATGAACGTAAACTCATTAAGCAACAGCAGCAGATGATTCAGGCGCAAATACAGGCGCTCTATGCCGAAATTGCCCGTATCCAAAAAGAAGAAGCAGAAAAGAAAGCGGCCGAGGCTGCATCAAAAGCGACATCACAACAAACTGAAAATAAAGAAAAAAAGGGCGGAGTTAATATCTACGTCTGA
- a CDS encoding PAS domain-containing methyl-accepting chemotaxis protein, with translation MRVNTPVTQQEYLLDMDTILMSTTNIHSHITYANSAFIKVSGFSEEQLINQPHNIVRHPDMPVEAYADMWFTLKQGDSWTGLVKNRRNNGDHYWVRANVTPVYQQEHLAGYISVRNTPSAEEIKSAETLYSAVQKKQAGNIKFYKGLVVRTGLFSPLSILQKLSVRWRLRIAVLTAGLIPTLLAFSGMNPLWLLALALLLIVILDQFLQKQIAQPIRMILKQAQHVVSGRKVKHIHLNRVDEIGLLLRSVNQFGLNLHSLVDDVSTQVNGITNVSHKLAENNIDLNTRTEETSANLQQTAAAIEEITVAVQQSAETAAQATTMAEAASSTALKGGNIMKETIGMMDSISSASDKIVDIIGVIDSIAFQTNILALNAAVEAARAGVQGRGFAVVAAEVRNLAQHSASAAKEIKALIDANVESVKQGSTMVENAGKHISDIVDEVLQVSTMIKEISNATHEQTSALGLINTSIAQIEQMTQRNTDMVTHSTEAAEGLNLQARRLNSAINVYGS, from the coding sequence ATGAGAGTGAATACACCTGTTACACAGCAGGAGTATCTGTTAGACATGGACACCATATTGATGTCCACGACAAATATTCATAGCCACATTACTTATGCCAACTCTGCCTTCATTAAGGTTAGCGGTTTTTCTGAAGAGCAGCTCATCAACCAACCCCACAATATCGTGCGTCACCCTGACATGCCCGTTGAAGCCTACGCCGACATGTGGTTTACGTTGAAACAAGGCGATAGCTGGACAGGACTCGTTAAAAACCGTCGCAACAACGGTGACCACTACTGGGTTCGCGCCAACGTTACGCCAGTCTACCAGCAGGAACATCTCGCAGGCTATATCTCGGTGCGTAACACACCCAGCGCCGAAGAGATCAAGTCTGCCGAAACGCTGTATAGCGCTGTGCAGAAAAAGCAGGCAGGTAACATTAAGTTCTACAAAGGGTTGGTTGTTCGCACCGGACTCTTTTCTCCCCTGTCGATCTTGCAGAAATTGTCAGTCCGCTGGCGCTTGCGCATCGCGGTATTGACGGCGGGGCTCATTCCCACGCTGCTTGCTTTCAGCGGTATGAATCCGCTGTGGTTGCTGGCACTGGCGCTGTTACTGATTGTAATTCTGGATCAGTTTCTGCAAAAGCAAATTGCCCAGCCAATCAGGATGATACTGAAACAGGCTCAGCATGTGGTCTCGGGCCGTAAAGTAAAGCATATTCATCTGAATCGGGTCGACGAAATCGGCTTACTGCTACGCTCCGTTAACCAGTTCGGCCTGAATTTGCACTCGCTTGTTGATGACGTCAGCACGCAGGTAAACGGTATTACCAACGTTAGCCATAAGCTGGCAGAAAATAATATCGATCTGAACACGCGTACAGAAGAAACATCGGCAAACCTGCAACAAACCGCCGCCGCCATTGAAGAAATTACCGTTGCCGTGCAGCAGAGTGCTGAAACGGCGGCACAGGCCACCACAATGGCTGAAGCCGCCAGCAGTACCGCGCTTAAGGGGGGCAATATCATGAAGGAAACCATCGGCATGATGGATTCCATTTCCAGCGCCAGTGATAAGATCGTTGATATCATTGGCGTGATAGACAGCATTGCCTTCCAGACTAACATTCTTGCGCTGAATGCGGCGGTTGAAGCAGCGCGTGCCGGCGTCCAGGGACGGGGGTTTGCCGTGGTGGCCGCCGAAGTTCGCAATTTAGCGCAGCATTCAGCCTCCGCAGCCAAAGAGATTAAAGCGCTCATCGACGCCAACGTTGAAAGCGTAAAACAGGGCAGCACCATGGTAGAAAACGCGGGCAAACATATCAGCGACATTGTTGATGAAGTCTTGCAGGTCTCTACCATGATCAAAGAGATCAGCAACGCAACGCACGAGCAAACCTCAGCATTGGGCCTGATCAATACCTCTATTGCACAGATAGAACAAATGACACAGCGCAATACCGATATGGTTACGCACTCAACAGAAGCCGCTGAAGGGCTAAACCTTCAGGCAAGGCGGCTGAATAGCGCGATTAACGTATACGGTAGCTAA
- a CDS encoding DUF3820 family protein, protein MEKEDLIDIATMQMPFGKYKGRALIDLPEEYLLWFSRKGEFPNGRLGELMQITLAIKIEGLQGLVTPLKRPRS, encoded by the coding sequence GTGGAAAAAGAAGACCTGATAGACATTGCCACGATGCAGATGCCCTTTGGTAAATACAAGGGGCGAGCGTTGATTGATTTACCGGAAGAGTACCTGCTGTGGTTCTCCCGCAAGGGTGAATTTCCTAATGGCCGCTTGGGGGAATTGATGCAAATTACGCTGGCAATAAAGATAGAGGGTCTGCAAGGGTTGGTAACACCGCTGAAACGGCCCCGTTCCTGA
- the ligA gene encoding NAD-dependent DNA ligase LigA, whose translation MKPVKKEPAEVNVVALRVAELRRVLRHHEYKYHVEDAPEIPDVEYDKLMQELKALEADHPELVTSDSPTQRVGAAPLAAFEQVRHEVPMLSLDNVFDEESYLAFSKRIGDRLKNGDDLTFCCELKLDGLAVSLLYEDGVLVQAATRGDGTTGENITSNIRTVAAIPLRLEGENIPRRVEVRGEVFMKHSGFEKLNEEARRTGSKVFANPRNAAAGSLRQLDPRITAKRPLTFFCYGVGLLEGGELPASHWERLMQFKAWGLPVSDKIKLCTGPAEVLDFYRHVEQTRSSLGFDIDGVVVKVDSLELQERLGFVARAPRWAVAFKFPAQEQLTWVRDVEFQVGRTGAITPVARLEPVAVAGVIVSNATLHNADEIERLGLQIGDRVIVRRAGDVIPQIVGIVESERPETVQPIVFPSACPVCGSDVERVEGEAVTRCTGGLICGAQRKEALKHFVSRRALDVEGMGDKIIDQLVEKEYVKTPADLFRLSAGIMTGLDRMGPKSATNLVNALEKAKSTTLARFLYALGIRDVGESTAANLAAYFGSLEALFAADEETLLAVPDVGKVVAAHVRHFLEEEHNQTVIRELTDPAGINIHWPEVVVVKAEEIDSPFAGKTVVLTGSLTILSRDEAKDRLTALGAKVSGSVSKKTDMVIAGEAAGSKLAKAQELGITVIDEAEMIRLLGE comes from the coding sequence ATGAAACCAGTGAAGAAAGAACCAGCCGAAGTGAATGTGGTCGCACTGCGGGTAGCGGAGTTGCGCCGGGTCTTACGCCATCACGAATACAAATATCACGTTGAAGATGCGCCCGAAATCCCTGATGTCGAATATGACAAACTCATGCAGGAACTGAAAGCGTTAGAGGCGGATCATCCCGAGCTGGTGACCAGCGATTCTCCGACGCAGCGTGTGGGGGCAGCGCCGCTGGCGGCATTCGAACAGGTGCGCCATGAAGTGCCGATGTTATCGCTGGATAACGTCTTTGATGAAGAGAGCTATTTGGCCTTCAGCAAGCGAATTGGCGACAGGCTGAAAAACGGTGACGATCTGACATTCTGCTGCGAGCTGAAGCTGGATGGTTTAGCGGTCAGCCTGTTGTATGAAGACGGCGTTCTGGTGCAGGCGGCCACGCGTGGGGATGGCACGACCGGTGAAAATATCACCAGTAACATTCGCACCGTTGCGGCAATTCCGTTGCGCCTTGAAGGTGAAAATATTCCGCGCCGTGTCGAAGTGCGCGGTGAAGTGTTTATGAAACACAGCGGTTTTGAAAAGCTGAATGAAGAAGCACGCCGTACGGGGAGCAAAGTATTTGCCAACCCGCGTAACGCCGCCGCCGGATCGCTGCGTCAGCTCGACCCACGCATTACGGCTAAGCGTCCGCTGACCTTTTTCTGCTATGGCGTTGGCTTGCTGGAAGGCGGTGAACTGCCCGCCAGCCACTGGGAGCGTCTGATGCAGTTCAAGGCATGGGGGCTGCCGGTTAGTGACAAAATTAAGTTATGTACCGGTCCGGCCGAAGTACTCGACTTTTATCGTCACGTCGAACAGACCCGCAGTTCGTTAGGCTTTGATATTGACGGCGTCGTTGTCAAAGTTGACTCTCTGGAGCTGCAGGAACGGTTAGGGTTCGTTGCCCGTGCGCCTCGCTGGGCGGTGGCCTTTAAATTCCCGGCACAGGAACAGCTGACCTGGGTACGCGATGTTGAGTTTCAGGTTGGGCGGACAGGGGCGATTACACCTGTTGCGCGTCTGGAGCCAGTCGCCGTGGCCGGGGTCATCGTCAGCAATGCCACACTGCACAATGCTGATGAAATTGAGCGGCTGGGTTTGCAGATTGGCGATCGCGTGATTGTTCGTCGAGCGGGGGATGTGATCCCGCAGATCGTCGGCATTGTGGAATCTGAACGGCCAGAAACGGTGCAGCCGATTGTGTTCCCTTCGGCCTGCCCCGTGTGTGGTTCGGATGTTGAACGTGTGGAAGGGGAAGCCGTTACGCGTTGTACCGGTGGTTTGATCTGTGGCGCCCAGCGCAAAGAGGCGCTGAAGCATTTTGTTTCTCGTCGTGCATTGGATGTGGAAGGCATGGGCGATAAGATCATCGATCAGCTGGTGGAAAAAGAGTACGTCAAGACGCCAGCCGATCTGTTTCGCCTGAGTGCCGGGATCATGACAGGGCTGGATCGCATGGGGCCTAAATCAGCGACGAATCTGGTTAATGCGCTGGAAAAAGCGAAAAGCACCACGCTGGCGCGTTTTCTGTATGCGTTGGGGATCCGCGACGTTGGCGAATCGACGGCTGCCAATCTGGCCGCCTATTTTGGTTCGCTGGAGGCGCTGTTTGCCGCCGATGAAGAGACGCTACTGGCGGTGCCGGATGTCGGTAAAGTCGTTGCCGCACACGTGCGTCATTTCCTGGAAGAAGAGCATAACCAAACCGTTATTCGCGAACTGACCGATCCCGCAGGCATCAACATTCACTGGCCTGAGGTTGTGGTCGTCAAGGCTGAAGAGATCGACAGCCCATTTGCGGGGAAAACGGTGGTATTGACCGGATCGTTGACTATTTTGTCCCGCGACGAAGCCAAAGATCGGCTAACGGCGTTAGGGGCAAAAGTGAGTGGGAGTGTCTCGAAAAAAACCGATATGGTGATCGCTGGTGAAGCCGCTGGCTCCAAGCTGGCGAAGGCTCAGGAACTGGGGATCACGGTGATCGATGAGGCGGAAATGATCCGGCTGTTGGGAGAGTAA
- the hldE gene encoding bifunctional D-glycero-beta-D-manno-heptose-7-phosphate kinase/D-glycero-beta-D-manno-heptose 1-phosphate adenylyltransferase HldE, whose translation MKVTLPDFRQAGVLVVGDVMLDRYWYGPTSRISPEAPVPVVKVDTIEERPGGAANVAMNIAALGAGSRLVGLTGIDDAARALNAKLGEVNVKCDFVSVPTHPTITKLRVLSRNQQLIRLDFEEGFEGIDPQPIIERIQLALPKIGALVLSDYAKGALAHVQTMIQTAKAAGVPVLIDPKGTDFARYRGATLLTPNLSEFEAVAGRCKTEEELVERGMQLVADYELSALLITRSEQGMTLLQPGKAPLHLPTQAQEVYDVTGAGDTVIGVLAAALAAGNPLEEACFLANAAAGVVVGKLGTSTVTPIELENAIRGRADTGFGVMTEEQLKKVVELARQRGEKIVMTNGCFDILHAGHVSYLANARKLGDRLIVAVNSDASTKRLKGPTRPVNPLPQRMIVLGALEAVDWVVPFEEDTPQRLIASILPDILVKGGDYQPHEIAGSEEVWANGGEVKVLNFEDGCSTTNIINTIKANASKS comes from the coding sequence ATGAAAGTGACGCTGCCTGATTTCCGTCAAGCGGGTGTGTTAGTGGTGGGTGATGTCATGCTGGATCGTTACTGGTATGGGCCGACCAGCCGAATTTCACCAGAGGCACCGGTACCTGTGGTCAAGGTTGATACGATCGAAGAACGCCCTGGCGGCGCGGCGAACGTCGCCATGAACATCGCTGCGTTGGGGGCGGGATCGCGTCTGGTGGGGTTAACGGGCATTGATGATGCCGCTCGCGCGCTGAATGCCAAACTTGGCGAAGTCAACGTGAAGTGCGACTTTGTCTCGGTTCCTACGCACCCGACGATTACCAAACTGCGCGTGCTGTCGCGTAATCAGCAGCTGATCCGACTGGATTTTGAGGAAGGCTTTGAGGGAATTGATCCTCAGCCGATCATCGAGCGTATTCAACTGGCGCTGCCAAAAATTGGCGCACTGGTGCTGTCTGACTATGCAAAAGGCGCATTAGCGCATGTGCAAACCATGATTCAGACGGCAAAAGCAGCGGGTGTTCCAGTGCTGATCGACCCGAAAGGCACGGATTTTGCCCGCTATCGTGGCGCGACGTTGCTGACGCCAAACCTGTCTGAGTTTGAAGCGGTGGCAGGGCGTTGCAAAACGGAAGAAGAGCTGGTTGAGCGCGGCATGCAACTGGTCGCTGATTACGAGCTGTCCGCGTTGCTGATTACGCGTTCCGAACAAGGGATGACGCTGCTACAGCCGGGCAAAGCACCGCTGCATTTGCCTACGCAGGCGCAGGAAGTGTATGACGTGACCGGCGCCGGCGATACCGTCATTGGTGTGCTGGCCGCTGCGCTGGCGGCGGGTAATCCGCTGGAAGAGGCCTGTTTCCTGGCGAATGCCGCCGCAGGCGTCGTCGTTGGCAAGCTGGGCACATCAACGGTCACACCGATTGAGCTGGAAAATGCTATCCGTGGCCGTGCCGACACCGGATTTGGCGTGATGACAGAAGAACAGCTGAAAAAGGTCGTTGAACTGGCGCGTCAGCGTGGCGAAAAGATTGTGATGACCAACGGTTGCTTCGATATTCTGCATGCCGGACATGTGTCCTATCTGGCAAATGCCCGTAAACTTGGCGATCGGTTAATCGTTGCAGTCAACAGCGATGCGTCAACCAAACGCCTGAAGGGGCCAACGCGTCCCGTTAACCCGTTGCCACAGCGCATGATCGTACTGGGTGCATTGGAAGCTGTAGACTGGGTTGTGCCGTTTGAAGAAGATACGCCACAGCGCCTGATTGCCAGCATTCTGCCGGACATTCTGGTGAAAGGCGGGGACTACCAGCCACATGAAATCGCCGGCAGCGAAGAGGTCTGGGCCAACGGCGGTGAAGTGAAAGTGCTGAACTTTGAGGACGGCTGCTCCACGACGAACATCATCAACACGATTAAAGCTAACGCGTCTAAATCTTAA
- the glnE gene encoding bifunctional [glutamate--ammonia ligase]-adenylyl-L-tyrosine phosphorylase/[glutamate--ammonia-ligase] adenylyltransferase, protein MPILPLPALPVLLTEQSQRALARLRETAPNEPITDSDAAVLALSDFVSDALALHPDWWQGIHQQPPQPEEWQHYADWLRDALSDVNDENALMAALRRFRRHMLTRIAWSQALQTSTTEHTLRQLSELAEVVIVAARSWLYQACCREWGTPCNAQGVAQPLLILGMGKLGGGELNFSSDIDLIFVYPENGHTQGGRRELDNAQFFTRLGQRLIKVLDQPTVDGFVYRVDMRLRPFGDSGPLVLSFAAMEDYYQEQGRDWERYAMVKARLMGGMDDAYSQELRSTLKPFVFRRYIDFSVIQSLRNMKGMIAREVRRRDLRNNIKLGAGGIREIEFITQVFQLIRGGREPGLQGRSLLPTLHHVGALGLLTPQQVLDLSTSYLFLRRLENLLQAIADEQTQTLPGDELNQQRLAWGMGVDSWDTLQSMLSEHMQSVRRVFDDLIGDDAPDNNDIPEHGSYSSLWQDTLDDGELAPLTPHLTETVREKLMRTIVEFRNDVAKRTIGPRGRDVLDQLMPCLLAEVCARQEADSVLSRLTPLLLGIVTRTTYLELLLESRAALGQLIRLCAASPMVASQLARYPLLLDELLDASTLYQPTAPGAYADELRQYLMRVPEDDEEQQLEAVRQFKQSQQLRIAAGDIGGVLPVMKVSDHLTYLAEAIIAAVVQQAWGQMVARYGQPSHLQHREGRGFAVIAYGKLGGWELGYSSDLDLVFLLDCPSDVMTDGERSIDGRQFYLRLAQRVMHLFSTRTSSGILYEVDARLRPSGAAGMLVSTVEAFDEYQRKEAWTWEHQALVRARMVYGESGVQQTFESIRRSILCAERDADTLRTEVREMREKMRQHLANKDKALFDIKTDAGGITDIEFIAQYLVLRYAAQEPRLTRWSDNVRILELMAQYGVMEESEANALKLAYVTMRNELHHLALQELSGRVSKDRFVAEREQVLVSWNKWLVGA, encoded by the coding sequence ATGCCGATACTTCCTTTGCCTGCTTTACCTGTGCTTCTGACGGAACAATCTCAACGTGCACTCGCGCGTTTGCGGGAAACTGCACCGAATGAACCGATAACGGACAGCGATGCCGCTGTTTTGGCATTGAGCGATTTTGTCAGCGATGCGCTTGCGCTGCACCCTGACTGGTGGCAAGGGATTCATCAGCAACCGCCGCAGCCTGAAGAGTGGCAGCACTACGCCGACTGGCTGCGCGACGCTCTGTCCGACGTTAACGATGAAAATGCGTTGATGGCGGCATTGCGTCGGTTTCGTCGCCATATGCTGACGCGGATTGCGTGGTCGCAGGCGCTGCAAACCAGTACCACGGAACATACGCTGCGTCAGTTGAGCGAACTGGCCGAGGTGGTGATTGTGGCGGCCAGAAGCTGGTTATATCAGGCATGCTGCCGTGAATGGGGCACACCTTGCAATGCGCAGGGCGTGGCTCAGCCTCTGCTGATTCTTGGCATGGGAAAATTGGGTGGGGGAGAACTTAACTTCTCTTCGGACATCGATCTGATTTTCGTCTATCCCGAAAATGGTCATACGCAAGGTGGACGGCGCGAGCTGGATAACGCGCAGTTCTTCACGCGTCTGGGGCAGCGGCTCATTAAGGTGCTGGATCAGCCTACTGTCGACGGTTTTGTTTACCGCGTGGATATGCGACTACGCCCCTTCGGCGACAGCGGGCCGCTGGTGCTCAGCTTTGCGGCCATGGAAGATTATTATCAGGAGCAGGGACGAGACTGGGAACGCTATGCGATGGTCAAAGCGCGCCTGATGGGCGGAATGGACGACGCTTACAGTCAGGAGCTGCGTAGCACGCTGAAGCCCTTTGTTTTTCGGCGCTATATTGATTTTAGCGTCATCCAGTCGCTGCGAAATATGAAGGGCATGATTGCCCGCGAGGTGCGTCGCCGCGATCTGCGCAACAACATTAAACTGGGTGCTGGCGGGATTCGTGAAATCGAATTTATTACGCAGGTTTTCCAACTGATCCGTGGCGGGCGTGAGCCGGGATTACAGGGACGCTCGCTGCTGCCTACGCTCCACCATGTAGGGGCGCTGGGGTTATTAACGCCACAACAGGTGCTCGATCTCAGTACTTCTTATCTGTTTCTGCGTCGTCTGGAGAACCTGTTACAAGCCATTGCCGATGAGCAGACACAAACGCTGCCGGGGGATGAACTGAACCAGCAGCGTCTGGCATGGGGAATGGGGGTAGATAGCTGGGACACGCTGCAATCGATGCTGTCGGAGCATATGCAGTCGGTGCGCCGCGTATTTGACGATCTGATTGGCGATGATGCGCCGGACAATAATGATATCCCCGAACATGGCAGCTATAGCAGCCTATGGCAGGATACGCTGGATGACGGCGAACTGGCTCCACTGACGCCGCACCTCACGGAAACCGTGCGTGAAAAGCTGATGCGGACGATTGTGGAATTCCGCAACGATGTGGCGAAACGCACAATTGGACCACGTGGGCGGGATGTGCTGGATCAGCTCATGCCGTGCTTGCTGGCGGAGGTCTGTGCTCGTCAGGAAGCCGATAGCGTGCTGTCTCGTCTGACACCGTTGCTGCTGGGGATCGTCACACGTACGACCTATCTCGAACTGTTGCTGGAGTCCCGTGCTGCGCTCGGTCAGCTGATTCGCCTGTGTGCGGCCTCGCCGATGGTTGCCAGCCAACTGGCGCGCTACCCCCTTCTGTTGGATGAATTGCTCGATGCGTCAACGCTGTATCAGCCGACGGCTCCGGGCGCGTATGCCGATGAGCTACGCCAGTATTTGATGCGCGTACCTGAGGATGATGAAGAACAACAGTTGGAAGCGGTTCGCCAGTTTAAACAGTCGCAGCAACTGCGCATCGCCGCAGGAGATATCGGTGGCGTACTGCCAGTAATGAAAGTGAGCGATCACTTAACGTATCTGGCGGAAGCGATTATCGCGGCAGTCGTTCAGCAGGCGTGGGGACAGATGGTGGCACGCTACGGCCAGCCGTCCCATTTACAGCACCGCGAAGGCCGTGGGTTTGCCGTTATTGCCTATGGCAAGCTCGGCGGTTGGGAACTGGGGTATAGCTCCGATCTGGATCTGGTGTTCTTGCTGGACTGCCCGTCGGACGTGATGACGGATGGCGAACGCAGTATTGATGGCCGCCAGTTCTACCTGCGCCTCGCGCAGCGTGTGATGCACCTGTTTAGCACCCGGACGTCATCAGGTATTTTGTATGAAGTGGATGCTCGTCTGCGGCCATCGGGGGCGGCTGGCATGCTGGTGAGTACGGTAGAAGCCTTTGATGAGTATCAGCGTAAGGAAGCGTGGACGTGGGAACATCAGGCGTTGGTACGCGCGCGTATGGTGTACGGCGAAAGCGGCGTGCAGCAGACCTTTGAGTCTATTCGACGCAGCATCCTGTGTGCAGAGCGTGACGCGGATACCCTGCGGACTGAAGTGCGAGAAATGCGGGAAAAAATGCGTCAGCATCTGGCGAACAAAGATAAAGCGCTCTTTGACATCAAAACGGATGCGGGCGGCATTACTGATATCGAATTTATTGCCCAATATCTGGTGCTGCGTTATGCCGCTCAGGAACCGCGTTTGACCCGTTGGTCAGACAATGTGCGCATTCTGGAACTGATGGCGCAGTATGGCGTGATGGAAGAGAGCGAAGCCAATGCGCTCAAACTGGCCTACGTCACCATGCGCAATGAGTTGCACCATCTGGCCTTGCAGGAACTGTCCGGCCGGGTCAGCAAGGATCGGTTTGTTGCAGAACGGGAGCAGGTGCTGGTGAGTTGGAATAAGTGGTTAGTGGGAGCCTAG